From the genome of Candidatus Acidulodesulfobacterium acidiphilum:
CATTAGAAAGAAGTCCCCACGGTAAAATTAACTCCTCCCGCAGGCCAGTAAGGTTCCCTCGTAAGAATAAAGCCGTACGAAAAACTTATCGGCCCTATCGGCGAAAGATACATTATGCCCGCTCCTGCCGATTTATAAAGCGCTAAAGGCCTTACGTCCGACGTATCCAAAAAAACGTTGCCTCCGTCCTGAAAAATAAAAAAATCAACACTTTTATAAACGGGTATATTGAGCTGAAGATTATAATTTTCCATAACGTCTCCGCCTATAGGATAGCCGTAAGGATTTAAGTTTACGAGTCCTATAGAATCCTGAGGGAAACCTCTGACGGTCGTTCTTCCGCCGAGAAAAAACCTTTCGTTTATCGG
Proteins encoded in this window:
- a CDS encoding outer membrane protein assembly factor BamA, whose product is PINERFFLGGRTTVRGFPQDSIGLVNLNPYGYPIGGDVMENYNLQLNIPVYKSVDFFIFQDGGNVFLDTSDVRPLALYKSAGAGIMYLSPIGPISFSYGFILTREPYWPAGGVNFTVGTSF